One region of Anthonomus grandis grandis chromosome 22, icAntGran1.3, whole genome shotgun sequence genomic DNA includes:
- the LOC126748788 gene encoding uncharacterized protein LOC126748788 isoform X3 — MYIQCVVKMSESFLTTDALPSSPRDEPNPTFHNGSATKQMPKESTDKGNSDEGFEPQSQSAPNSGFYHKKPQVVNNVIQVINSPGTRIGSTHHYHSSPKSRAHDSPTITETEKMALLKKSTEPVFQNDIDALKEHIGHNYRSIFNKLGLSLGEIQQAEMGYSKNESEL, encoded by the exons ATGTACATACAATGTGTAGTG AAAATGTCGGAGTCTTTTTTAACTACTGATGCTCTGCCTAGCTCTCCTCGAGACGAACCAAACCCAACTTTTCATAATGGAAGTGCTACAAAACAGATGCCAAAAGAGTCAACAGACAAAGGAAATAGTGATGAGGGCTTTGAACCTCAGTCACAATCAGCTCCAAATAGTGGATTTTATCACAAAAAGCCTCAAG tgGTAAATAATGTGATTCAAGTAATCAATTCTCCTGGAACACGTATTGGTAGCACCCATCATTACCACAGTTCACCAAAAAGCCGGGCACATGACTCACCAACTATAACTGAGACTGAAAAAATGGCATTGCTCAAAAAAAGTACTGAACCAGTCTTTCAGAACGATATTGACGCTCTTAAGGAGCATATTGGACATAATTatagaagtatttttaataaactaggATTATCACTTGGGGAGATCCAGCAGGCCGAGATGGGATATAGCAAAAATGAAAGTGAG CTTTGA
- the LOC126748788 gene encoding protein immune deficiency isoform X1, with product MYIQCVVKMSESFLTTDALPSSPRDEPNPTFHNGSATKQMPKESTDKGNSDEGFEPQSQSAPNSGFYHKKPQVVNNVIQVINSPGTRIGSTHHYHSSPKSRAHDSPTITETEKMALLKKSTEPVFQNDIDALKEHIGHNYRSIFNKLGLSLGEIQQAEMGYSKNESEMMRVLLLKWRQSNFKEDATVGRLARALWDCNEHEALRIWASQYDQLHQEVD from the exons ATGTACATACAATGTGTAGTG AAAATGTCGGAGTCTTTTTTAACTACTGATGCTCTGCCTAGCTCTCCTCGAGACGAACCAAACCCAACTTTTCATAATGGAAGTGCTACAAAACAGATGCCAAAAGAGTCAACAGACAAAGGAAATAGTGATGAGGGCTTTGAACCTCAGTCACAATCAGCTCCAAATAGTGGATTTTATCACAAAAAGCCTCAAG tgGTAAATAATGTGATTCAAGTAATCAATTCTCCTGGAACACGTATTGGTAGCACCCATCATTACCACAGTTCACCAAAAAGCCGGGCACATGACTCACCAACTATAACTGAGACTGAAAAAATGGCATTGCTCAAAAAAAGTACTGAACCAGTCTTTCAGAACGATATTGACGCTCTTAAGGAGCATATTGGACATAATTatagaagtatttttaataaactaggATTATCACTTGGGGAGATCCAGCAGGCCGAGATGGGATATAGCAAAAATGAAAGTGAG ATGATGAGGGTTTTATTGCTTAAATGGAGACAATCAAATTTCAAAGAAGACGCTACTGTTGGAAGGTTGGCGCGAGCATTATGGGATTGCAATGAACATGAGGCATTAAGAATTTGGGCATCACAATATGACCAATTACATCAGGAAGTCGATTAA
- the LOC126748788 gene encoding protein immune deficiency isoform X2 yields MSESFLTTDALPSSPRDEPNPTFHNGSATKQMPKESTDKGNSDEGFEPQSQSAPNSGFYHKKPQVVNNVIQVINSPGTRIGSTHHYHSSPKSRAHDSPTITETEKMALLKKSTEPVFQNDIDALKEHIGHNYRSIFNKLGLSLGEIQQAEMGYSKNESEMMRVLLLKWRQSNFKEDATVGRLARALWDCNEHEALRIWASQYDQLHQEVD; encoded by the exons ATGTCGGAGTCTTTTTTAACTACTGATGCTCTGCCTAGCTCTCCTCGAGACGAACCAAACCCAACTTTTCATAATGGAAGTGCTACAAAACAGATGCCAAAAGAGTCAACAGACAAAGGAAATAGTGATGAGGGCTTTGAACCTCAGTCACAATCAGCTCCAAATAGTGGATTTTATCACAAAAAGCCTCAAG tgGTAAATAATGTGATTCAAGTAATCAATTCTCCTGGAACACGTATTGGTAGCACCCATCATTACCACAGTTCACCAAAAAGCCGGGCACATGACTCACCAACTATAACTGAGACTGAAAAAATGGCATTGCTCAAAAAAAGTACTGAACCAGTCTTTCAGAACGATATTGACGCTCTTAAGGAGCATATTGGACATAATTatagaagtatttttaataaactaggATTATCACTTGGGGAGATCCAGCAGGCCGAGATGGGATATAGCAAAAATGAAAGTGAG ATGATGAGGGTTTTATTGCTTAAATGGAGACAATCAAATTTCAAAGAAGACGCTACTGTTGGAAGGTTGGCGCGAGCATTATGGGATTGCAATGAACATGAGGCATTAAGAATTTGGGCATCACAATATGACCAATTACATCAGGAAGTCGATTAA